A genome region from Methylohalobius crimeensis 10Ki includes the following:
- a CDS encoding DUF3240 family protein has translation MTPLYLITLLAGPDLEEPVVDWLLRYEARYGFTSTPVHGHSSRLEGLSLAEQVTGRKRQVRFQMCVDEAEKNLLLDRLKKDFSQSGIRYWVMPVWEEGEV, from the coding sequence ATGACGCCGCTTTATCTCATAACCTTGCTGGCGGGTCCCGATCTGGAGGAGCCGGTGGTGGATTGGCTGCTGCGCTATGAGGCCCGATACGGTTTCACCAGCACCCCGGTACACGGCCATTCCAGCCGTCTGGAGGGGCTGAGCCTGGCCGAGCAAGTGACCGGACGCAAGCGTCAGGTCCGTTTCCAAATGTGCGTGGACGAGGCGGAGAAAAATCTTCTCCTCGATCGTTTGAAAAAGGATTTTTCCCAAAGCGGGATTCGCTATTGGGTGATGCCGGTATGGGAGGAGGGAGAGGTTTGA
- a CDS encoding malate dehydrogenase, producing the protein MKPVRIAVTGAAGQISYSLLFRIAAGELLGPGKPVILQLLEIKEMAEVMTGTVMELHDCAFPLLQDVVVTDDPDVAFRDADLVFLVGAKPRGPGMARKDLLAANAGIFATQGKALNHSAKRDAKVLIVGNPANSNALIAIRNAPDLESRNFAAMTCLDHNRAVGMLARHCQVPVTDVQRIAIWGNHSLTQFPDLVHARVQGEPALERVDWDWYVKTFIPAIEQRGSEVIRLRGRSSAASAAHAALTHMRHWVFGTPPDDWASMGVLSDGSYGISEGIVYSFPVTVEEGRWQIVSGLEIDDFCRERMTVTEKELLEEREAVKALL; encoded by the coding sequence ATGAAGCCAGTACGCATCGCGGTGACGGGTGCAGCCGGACAGATCAGCTATTCCTTATTGTTTCGCATTGCGGCGGGCGAACTCCTGGGGCCCGGGAAGCCGGTGATTCTCCAACTTCTGGAAATCAAGGAAATGGCGGAGGTGATGACCGGCACGGTCATGGAATTGCACGATTGCGCCTTTCCCTTGCTGCAGGACGTCGTGGTGACCGACGATCCGGACGTCGCCTTCCGGGATGCGGACTTGGTTTTCTTGGTGGGCGCCAAACCCCGCGGGCCGGGGATGGCGCGCAAGGACTTGTTGGCTGCCAACGCGGGTATTTTCGCAACCCAGGGAAAAGCGCTGAACCATTCGGCCAAGCGGGATGCGAAAGTCCTGATCGTGGGTAATCCGGCCAACAGCAATGCCTTGATTGCGATCCGCAACGCGCCGGATCTGGAATCCCGAAATTTCGCCGCCATGACCTGCCTGGATCACAACCGCGCGGTGGGTATGCTGGCCCGGCATTGTCAAGTGCCGGTGACTGACGTGCAGCGGATCGCGATTTGGGGGAATCATTCCCTGACTCAGTTTCCCGATTTGGTCCACGCCCGGGTGCAGGGCGAACCGGCACTGGAAAGGGTGGATTGGGACTGGTACGTGAAGACCTTCATTCCGGCGATCGAGCAGCGCGGCTCCGAGGTGATTCGTCTACGGGGGCGTTCCAGTGCTGCGTCCGCGGCTCACGCCGCCTTGACGCACATGCGTCACTGGGTGTTCGGTACCCCGCCCGACGACTGGGCCAGCATGGGCGTGCTGAGTGACGGCAGTTACGGCATCAGCGAAGGAATCGTGTACTCTTTTCCGGTCACTGTGGAAGAAGGCCGTTGGCAAATCGTGTCGGGATTGGAGATCGACGATTTTTGCCGCGAGCGCATGACGGTGACGGAAAAAGAACTGCTGGAAGAGCGGGAAGCGGTTAAGGCGTTGTTGTAG
- a CDS encoding c-type cytochrome, which produces MKHQALWAGILGAAVLTMGQAAVAAGDPEAGKAKFYTCQGCHSIPGYTNAYPTYHVPKIGGQNEAYVISALKAYKDGSRTHGSMQGNAGSLSEQDMADLAAYVAQFGSNKRSGPITGDPVAGKALTEKCASCHGEDGNPPAPNFPRFAGQYESYLINSLLSYQSGKRKHPIMQAMVQGLSEEDIRNLAAYYASQAGLGIVERD; this is translated from the coding sequence ATGAAACATCAGGCGTTGTGGGCGGGCATTCTCGGAGCAGCGGTGCTGACGATGGGGCAAGCGGCCGTGGCGGCGGGAGACCCCGAAGCCGGCAAGGCTAAATTCTATACTTGCCAGGGTTGCCACAGTATTCCCGGTTATACCAATGCCTATCCGACGTACCACGTGCCCAAGATCGGCGGTCAAAACGAAGCCTACGTCATCAGCGCATTGAAAGCCTACAAGGATGGCAGCAGAACCCATGGCAGCATGCAAGGCAACGCCGGCTCCCTGAGCGAGCAGGATATGGCCGACTTGGCCGCCTACGTGGCCCAATTCGGAAGCAATAAACGATCAGGCCCGATTACCGGCGATCCGGTGGCGGGCAAAGCGTTGACCGAAAAATGCGCCAGTTGCCACGGCGAGGACGGCAATCCGCCGGCGCCCAATTTCCCGCGTTTTGCCGGCCAATACGAAAGTTATTTGATCAATAGCTTGCTGTCCTACCAAAGTGGAAAACGTAAGCACCCCATCATGCAAGCCATGGTTCAGGGCTTGTCGGAGGAGGATATCCGCAACCTGGCCGCCTATTATGCCAGCCAGGCGGGTTTGGGTATCGTCGAAAGGGATTGA
- a CDS encoding TVP38/TMEM64 family protein yields MWLLTLFVAVLAGLAGFWQWLAMTDTVTPRMLRAGLAWLTGLADRDWMPAVILLSYLVGSLVVFPLSILVAATGMIYGAIWGFVYALTGTLLGSTVTYWVGWALGRKALARHGGKWLNRLARILARRGVRTMAIVSLLPLAPFTLTNMAAGAFHLRFRDYLLGTVIGIVPGLFAMTVIGGQLASLIEAEDVGTVVGAVLVISLVVLGIAALRHFIEPRERELE; encoded by the coding sequence TTGTGGCTACTGACGCTGTTCGTGGCGGTTCTCGCGGGTTTGGCCGGATTCTGGCAGTGGTTGGCAATGACCGACACCGTCACGCCCCGCATGTTGCGCGCCGGTCTCGCCTGGCTCACCGGTTTGGCCGACCGGGATTGGATGCCGGCGGTGATTTTGTTGAGCTATCTCGTGGGGTCACTGGTGGTGTTTCCGCTCAGCATTCTGGTGGCGGCCACCGGCATGATCTACGGCGCCATCTGGGGATTCGTCTACGCGTTGACGGGCACCTTGCTCGGCTCAACGGTTACCTATTGGGTGGGGTGGGCGTTGGGACGCAAGGCGCTGGCGCGGCACGGCGGCAAGTGGCTCAATCGGCTCGCTCGAATCCTGGCCCGGCGCGGCGTGCGTACCATGGCCATCGTTTCCCTATTGCCGCTGGCGCCTTTCACCCTCACCAACATGGCCGCCGGGGCGTTTCATCTCCGGTTCCGAGACTATCTGCTCGGCACCGTGATCGGCATTGTCCCGGGGCTGTTTGCGATGACGGTGATCGGCGGCCAGCTCGCTTCCTTGATTGAAGCCGAAGACGTGGGAACCGTGGTGGGGGCGGTGCTGGTTATTTCTCTGGTCGTGCTCGGTATCGCGGCTCTGCGCCATTTTATCGAACCCCGGGAACGCGAGCTGGAATAA
- a CDS encoding M23 family metallopeptidase — protein sequence MSDRIALQASENRIFRPPSVLPNRCSSILAWMALLAFALLGHSAGAQPLPAHSPVPGGIAVLDLGEAKGQLPHATFADKSVLVIENEGRWTALVGIPLGTKTGPHEIRVRRADGTEALAFEVKPKEYPAQYITLPKGKENYVSPPPEDLARIKRERKILGRILSARTDRDEVDTDFHLPVRGRIGSPFGLRRFFNDQPRNPHSGLDIVTPKGTPIKAPADGEVIGTGDFFFTGNAVFLEHGQGLISGYFHMSRIDVETGQTVQRGDILGAVGATGRVTGPHLHMNVYLNRTKVDPELFLRRYLNVARQ from the coding sequence ATGAGTGACCGGATAGCCTTGCAAGCGAGTGAAAACAGGATCTTTCGACCGCCAAGTGTTTTGCCCAACCGCTGTTCCTCAATCCTTGCCTGGATGGCCCTGCTTGCATTCGCCCTGCTGGGGCATTCCGCCGGCGCCCAACCGCTCCCCGCCCACTCCCCGGTGCCGGGGGGAATCGCGGTTTTGGATCTGGGGGAGGCAAAGGGGCAGCTTCCGCACGCGACCTTCGCCGACAAATCGGTCCTGGTGATCGAAAACGAAGGACGCTGGACCGCCCTGGTGGGCATTCCCCTCGGCACGAAGACCGGCCCCCATGAAATTCGGGTACGCCGCGCCGACGGCACGGAGGCTTTGGCATTCGAGGTAAAGCCCAAGGAATACCCCGCCCAATACATTACCCTCCCCAAGGGCAAGGAAAATTACGTCTCTCCGCCGCCGGAAGATCTGGCCCGCATCAAGCGGGAGCGTAAAATCCTGGGAAGGATTCTGTCCGCCCGAACCGATCGCGACGAGGTGGATACCGATTTCCACCTACCGGTCCGCGGGCGTATCGGCAGCCCCTTCGGCCTGCGCCGCTTTTTCAACGATCAACCGAGAAACCCCCACAGCGGACTCGACATCGTCACTCCCAAGGGAACGCCGATCAAGGCCCCGGCGGACGGCGAAGTAATCGGCACGGGTGATTTTTTCTTTACCGGCAACGCGGTGTTTCTGGAGCACGGCCAGGGGCTGATCAGCGGCTACTTCCACATGTCCCGGATCGACGTGGAAACCGGCCAGACCGTTCAGCGCGGCGACATCCTCGGCGCCGTCGGCGCCACCGGACGGGTGACCGGCCCCCATCTACATATGAACGTCTATCTCAACCGAACCAAGGTGGATCCGGAATTGTTCCTGCGCCGCTACCTAAACGTCGCCCGGCAGTAA
- the xseA gene encoding exodeoxyribonuclease VII large subunit → MVAVPPDFPSESESIAETFEIKRDVYTVSRLNREVKWLLTDNFPRLWIEGEVSNLARPASGHWYFTLKDGEAQVRCAMFRQHNRRLNFIPANGNHVLVRAQVSLFEPRGDFQLVVESMEEAGDGALRRAFEALKQRLHGEGLFAPEHKRSLPPWPERLGVITSPSGAAVRDVLTVLRRRFSGLEVILYPCQVQGESAKYEIARALETANRRHECDVLLLVRGGGSLEDLWAFNEEMVARAIHASRIPVVAGVGHEIDFTIADFAADHRAPTPSAAAETVSPDSEALHRHLVALENRISLWFQRHRRQLGQQLRWLTTRLRQTHPARRLTEKMQRLDEVTLRCQRALQSQLASRRQRLETRLARLARHHPADRLIRTRIQVEYLDRRLHEAQGRRLDRHKQYLGELSRALDTVSPLATLGRGYAIATDAETGHVLTEARQMQAGDHIRARLAQGQLLCEVKEVIEDE, encoded by the coding sequence ATGGTCGCGGTGCCACCGGATTTCCCGTCCGAGTCCGAATCGATCGCCGAGACATTTGAAATCAAGCGCGACGTCTATACCGTCAGCCGCCTCAACCGCGAGGTGAAATGGCTGCTGACCGACAACTTTCCCCGCCTCTGGATCGAGGGAGAAGTGTCCAACCTGGCGCGCCCCGCTTCCGGACATTGGTACTTCACCCTCAAGGATGGCGAAGCCCAGGTTCGTTGCGCCATGTTCCGGCAACACAATCGCAGGCTGAATTTCATCCCCGCCAACGGAAATCACGTGCTGGTCCGGGCTCAGGTCAGTCTTTTTGAGCCCCGCGGCGATTTCCAGTTAGTGGTCGAATCCATGGAAGAGGCCGGCGACGGCGCCCTGCGGCGGGCCTTCGAAGCCTTGAAGCAGCGCCTCCATGGCGAAGGTTTGTTTGCGCCGGAACACAAGCGTTCCCTTCCTCCCTGGCCCGAGCGGCTCGGCGTGATAACCTCCCCCAGTGGCGCCGCCGTCCGCGACGTGCTGACCGTACTCAGGCGCCGTTTTTCCGGACTGGAAGTGATTCTCTATCCGTGCCAGGTTCAAGGGGAATCGGCCAAATACGAGATCGCCCGCGCCCTTGAAACAGCCAACCGGCGACACGAATGCGACGTATTGCTGCTGGTGCGCGGCGGTGGCTCCCTGGAGGATTTGTGGGCCTTCAACGAGGAAATGGTGGCGCGCGCCATCCATGCCAGCCGGATTCCGGTGGTCGCCGGGGTCGGTCACGAAATCGACTTCACCATCGCCGATTTCGCCGCCGACCACCGTGCGCCCACGCCCTCGGCCGCCGCCGAAACCGTCAGCCCCGACAGCGAAGCCCTGCACCGCCATCTGGTGGCGCTGGAAAATCGGATAAGCCTCTGGTTCCAGCGCCACCGTCGCCAACTGGGGCAACAGCTGCGCTGGCTGACCACCCGGCTTCGGCAAACCCATCCCGCCCGACGCCTGACGGAAAAGATGCAGCGCCTGGACGAAGTGACATTGCGCTGCCAGCGAGCCCTCCAAAGCCAACTGGCTTCCCGGCGGCAACGCCTGGAAACCCGGCTGGCCCGGCTGGCGCGCCATCATCCGGCGGACCGGCTGATCCGGACCCGAATCCAAGTCGAATATCTGGATCGGCGTCTCCACGAAGCCCAAGGCCGCCGACTGGACAGGCACAAGCAATATTTAGGCGAGTTGAGCCGGGCCTTGGACACGGTCAGCCCCCTGGCCACCTTGGGACGCGGTTACGCCATCGCGACCGATGCGGAAACCGGCCACGTGTTGACCGAGGCTCGGCAAATGCAAGCCGGCGATCACATACGAGCCCGCCTGGCCCAAGGGCAATTACTCTGTGAAGTCAAAGAGGTGATAGAAGATGAGTGA
- a CDS encoding RNA-binding S4 domain-containing protein, whose translation MNEALTKMRLDKWLWAARFFKTRSLAAEAVKGGKVHVDGQRVKPSKEIGVGVRLEITKEPYVWTITVTALNPQRRPAKEAVLLYEEDPASHARRQEEVARRRAEKNASGQPLRRPDKRQRRQIHRFKRAVD comes from the coding sequence ATGAACGAAGCCTTAACCAAAATGCGCCTGGACAAGTGGCTCTGGGCGGCGCGCTTTTTCAAAACCCGGTCATTGGCGGCCGAGGCGGTCAAGGGCGGCAAGGTGCACGTGGACGGCCAGCGGGTCAAACCGAGCAAGGAAATCGGCGTCGGCGTCCGACTGGAGATCACCAAGGAACCCTACGTTTGGACCATCACCGTCACCGCACTCAACCCCCAACGCCGACCCGCCAAGGAAGCCGTCCTGCTGTACGAGGAGGATCCGGCGAGTCACGCCCGGCGCCAGGAGGAAGTCGCCCGCCGACGCGCCGAGAAAAACGCCTCGGGCCAGCCCCTGCGCCGCCCGGATAAACGGCAGCGGCGCCAGATTCACCGCTTCAAGCGAGCCGTGGACTGA
- a CDS encoding DUF6394 family protein, producing the protein MNLEKVVFGFFIVLAFTLNFGFFLGEMDNPQYHQVYELFVVVVVNLIATVLKLGDRTQIGAILLSTSLVADLELISAAIYWTVVVHITESGLTPDVTATIVSLSGGALMANIVSVIMVVSETLMLRR; encoded by the coding sequence ATGAACTTGGAAAAAGTCGTCTTCGGCTTTTTTATCGTGTTGGCCTTCACGCTGAATTTCGGGTTTTTTCTGGGTGAAATGGATAACCCCCAGTATCATCAGGTCTATGAGCTGTTCGTGGTGGTGGTGGTGAATTTGATCGCCACCGTGCTCAAACTGGGAGATCGTACCCAGATCGGCGCGATTCTCCTTTCCACCAGCCTGGTGGCGGATCTGGAGCTGATTTCCGCCGCCATCTACTGGACCGTCGTGGTTCATATCACCGAGTCCGGCTTGACGCCGGATGTGACTGCCACGATCGTCTCCCTGAGCGGGGGAGCGTTGATGGCCAATATCGTCTCGGTCATCATGGTGGTGTCGGAAACCCTGATGCTGCGCCGCTGA
- a CDS encoding potassium channel family protein, producing MALFSPPRAQRVTFLVLREMRTPMLVLISTYAFAILGMTLMPGKDGGHMSVFHAFYFVMYTATTTGFGELPQEFSNAQRLWAVVCLFITVVGWLYAVGAIIRLLQNVYFQRTLAEGRFTRAVQRLPRDFFIVCGFGDTGSILTRGLSNAGISAAILEKDDVRIKALQLRDYTVPMPGLCCDATLPQHLLEAGLQSPHCQGLVALTHNEEANLKIAAVARLLNPSVRIIVMSGSEMHEETVATLGRRTHFVDPFKTFAKELGAAICNPYLYLFNEWLARAKGAALDKEITPLPKGHWIICGFGRMGREVHKVMTEYGLSVAVIDEGEPGSEYPMDIFIRGSATAKTLKAGGIERAVGVVAATDDDGRNLSILINARALNPKVFMIVRQNRHQNELAFSAAKADIIMQPSLIAARRVLFMLTAPLLRRFFIDLLESHATHPERITDLIKRLRHVLGAEPPHLFTLKILDEQSPALWGALGGDVEISLGDLLRDPRDRRVSLHTVPLVVRSDDGVTYMPAKSFRLRRNDRVLLCGTEAAHRMLEATVHNEYTLYYLVTGRDKPRAYWMRWLRRGQGKDPHNGWPKSILSNE from the coding sequence ATGGCTCTGTTTAGCCCTCCCCGCGCCCAGCGAGTGACTTTTCTCGTTCTCCGGGAAATGCGCACTCCCATGTTGGTATTGATCTCCACCTATGCCTTCGCCATTTTGGGGATGACCTTGATGCCCGGGAAGGACGGCGGGCACATGAGCGTTTTTCACGCGTTCTACTTTGTCATGTATACCGCCACCACGACGGGGTTCGGCGAACTTCCGCAGGAGTTCAGCAATGCCCAGCGGTTGTGGGCGGTGGTGTGTTTGTTCATTACGGTGGTGGGTTGGTTGTATGCCGTTGGCGCTATCATTCGTCTGTTACAGAACGTTTATTTTCAACGTACCCTGGCGGAAGGCCGGTTCACGCGTGCGGTGCAGCGTCTACCGAGAGATTTCTTCATCGTTTGCGGATTCGGCGACACCGGCAGTATTTTGACCCGGGGACTCAGTAACGCCGGCATTTCGGCCGCGATCCTGGAAAAGGATGATGTCCGGATCAAGGCACTGCAACTGCGCGACTATACGGTGCCCATGCCGGGTCTATGCTGCGACGCCACCCTGCCGCAACATCTGTTGGAAGCGGGTTTGCAATCGCCCCATTGTCAAGGATTGGTGGCGCTGACCCACAACGAGGAAGCCAACCTCAAAATCGCCGCGGTGGCCCGTTTGCTCAATCCGTCGGTGCGTATCATCGTCATGTCGGGTTCGGAGATGCACGAGGAAACGGTGGCGACTTTGGGGCGGCGGACCCACTTCGTGGACCCGTTCAAGACCTTCGCCAAGGAGTTGGGGGCGGCGATCTGCAATCCCTATCTCTATTTGTTCAACGAGTGGTTGGCGCGGGCCAAGGGCGCCGCTTTGGACAAGGAAATCACTCCCCTTCCCAAGGGGCATTGGATCATCTGCGGCTTCGGGCGCATGGGGCGGGAAGTCCATAAAGTCATGACCGAATACGGCTTGTCGGTGGCGGTCATCGACGAAGGCGAGCCCGGTAGCGAATATCCCATGGATATCTTTATCCGCGGCAGCGCGACCGCCAAAACCTTGAAGGCGGGAGGGATCGAGCGGGCGGTGGGGGTGGTTGCGGCCACCGATGACGACGGCCGCAACCTGAGTATCTTGATCAACGCCCGCGCCTTGAATCCCAAGGTGTTTATGATCGTGCGCCAGAACCGCCATCAGAACGAACTGGCTTTCAGCGCCGCCAAGGCCGACATCATCATGCAGCCGTCCTTGATTGCCGCGCGGCGCGTTTTGTTCATGTTGACCGCCCCGTTGCTCAGGCGGTTCTTTATCGATTTATTGGAGAGTCATGCCACTCATCCGGAAAGAATTACGGATTTGATCAAACGCCTGCGGCACGTCTTGGGCGCCGAGCCACCCCATCTGTTTACCTTGAAAATACTCGACGAGCAGTCACCCGCCCTCTGGGGTGCTTTAGGCGGCGATGTGGAAATCAGTCTGGGGGACTTGTTGCGCGATCCCAGGGATCGCCGGGTATCCCTGCATACCGTTCCCCTGGTGGTGCGTTCCGACGATGGGGTTACCTATATGCCCGCGAAAAGTTTCCGTTTGCGTCGCAACGATCGGGTGCTGTTGTGCGGCACGGAGGCGGCTCATCGTATGCTGGAAGCGACGGTCCACAACGAATACACCTTGTATTATCTGGTCACCGGGCGGGACAAGCCCAGAGCTTATTGGATGCGTTGGCTACGCAGAGGGCAAGGCAAGGATCCGCATAACGGTTGGCCCAAAAGTATTCTCTCCAATGAGTAG
- the ispH gene encoding 4-hydroxy-3-methylbut-2-enyl diphosphate reductase codes for MQILLANPRGFCAGVDRAIEIVERAIDAFGAPVYVRHEVVHNRYVVDNLRQRGAVFIEELTEVPEGATLIFSAHGVSKKIQEEAQKRDLQVFDATCPLVTKVHIEVHKLAKEGRELIFIGHAGHPEVEGTMGQYHTGNPNGGIYLVETPEDVEKLQVNDPDHLAYVTQTTLSMDDTQAIVEALKRRFPNILGPKKEDICYATQNRQEAVKNLANHCDVMLVVGSPNSSNSNRLREIADKLGIPAYLLDDAAQLRREWIEGAETVGVTAGASAPEILVQQVVEKLCGWGGQVAEERSGVEETVTFSIPRGLQRMAAG; via the coding sequence ATGCAAATCTTACTCGCCAATCCCAGAGGCTTTTGTGCCGGTGTCGATCGGGCCATTGAAATCGTCGAGCGCGCCATCGACGCCTTCGGCGCTCCAGTTTACGTCCGTCACGAGGTCGTACACAACCGCTACGTGGTGGACAATCTGCGTCAACGAGGTGCGGTCTTCATCGAAGAATTGACCGAGGTCCCCGAGGGGGCGACCCTCATTTTCAGCGCCCACGGCGTGTCGAAAAAAATCCAAGAGGAAGCGCAAAAACGCGATCTTCAGGTCTTCGACGCCACCTGCCCCTTGGTCACCAAGGTTCATATCGAAGTCCACAAACTGGCCAAAGAGGGACGCGAGCTCATCTTCATCGGCCACGCCGGACACCCGGAAGTGGAAGGCACCATGGGCCAGTACCACACCGGCAACCCCAACGGAGGCATCTATTTGGTGGAAACGCCCGAAGACGTGGAGAAACTCCAGGTCAACGATCCCGATCATCTCGCTTACGTCACTCAGACCACCCTGTCCATGGACGATACCCAAGCCATCGTGGAGGCGCTGAAACGACGTTTTCCCAACATCCTCGGCCCCAAAAAAGAAGACATCTGCTATGCCACCCAAAATCGGCAGGAAGCGGTCAAAAATCTCGCCAATCATTGCGACGTGATGTTGGTGGTGGGATCTCCCAACAGCTCCAATTCCAATCGTCTGCGGGAAATCGCGGACAAGTTGGGCATCCCGGCCTACCTGCTCGACGACGCCGCCCAATTACGGCGCGAGTGGATCGAGGGCGCCGAAACGGTAGGGGTCACCGCGGGCGCCTCGGCACCGGAAATCCTGGTTCAGCAAGTGGTGGAAAAACTTTGCGGCTGGGGGGGGCAGGTCGCCGAGGAAAGATCAGGGGTGGAAGAAACCGTCACCTTTTCGATTCCGCGCGGCCTGCAACGCATGGCGGCCGGTTAA
- the hfq gene encoding RNA chaperone Hfq encodes MSKGQNLQDPFLNTLRKEHVPVSIYLVNGIKLQGKVDSFDQYVIMLKNSVNQMVYKHAISTIVPARPVRIPHGTDEGNKIE; translated from the coding sequence ATGTCTAAGGGCCAGAATTTACAAGATCCCTTCCTGAATACCCTGCGCAAGGAACACGTTCCCGTGTCCATTTACTTGGTCAACGGGATCAAGCTGCAGGGCAAGGTCGATTCGTTCGATCAATACGTGATCATGCTTAAGAATTCCGTCAACCAGATGGTCTACAAGCATGCCATTTCCACCATCGTGCCGGCACGGCCGGTGCGGATTCCTCATGGCACCGACGAGGGTAACAAAATCGAATGA
- the hflX gene encoding ribosome rescue GTPase HflX, which translates to MFERPGAGEHAVLVHIATTFDAEDLAELEALAQTAGAQPVAVVQGSRRQPDPRFFIGKGKLEELSRAVAEYQAELVLFNHALSPSQERNLEKALGVRVVDRTGLILDIFAQRARSYEGKLQVELAQLRHMATRLVRGWTHLERQKGGIGLRGPGETQLETDRRLIGQRIRQIQQRLRKVEKQREQSRSARKKAELPTVALVGYTNAGKSTLFNALTTAHVYAADQLFATLDSTLRRIQLEWGNIILADTVGFIRHLPHELVAAFRSTLQETCEAEVILHVIDASAPQRQANIEAVYSVLGELGVERERVIEVYNKTDRIGRTPRLERDSEGRPRRVWLSARTGEGFDLLWEALVEVLADDRVHAEVHLSPREGGLRARLFSLGRVLKDEVDEQGGWNMEVELPARYRGVLEAIDGYHCRSERVH; encoded by the coding sequence TTGTTTGAACGTCCCGGGGCCGGAGAGCACGCGGTCCTGGTCCATATCGCCACTACCTTCGACGCGGAGGATTTGGCCGAACTGGAAGCTTTGGCCCAAACCGCCGGCGCGCAGCCGGTGGCCGTGGTGCAGGGGAGCCGCCGGCAACCGGATCCCCGCTTTTTCATCGGCAAGGGAAAGCTGGAAGAGCTGAGCCGGGCGGTCGCCGAATACCAGGCCGAGCTGGTGCTTTTCAATCACGCCTTGTCGCCCAGCCAGGAGCGGAATTTGGAAAAAGCGCTAGGGGTTCGGGTGGTGGATCGCACCGGTTTGATCCTGGATATTTTCGCCCAGCGCGCCCGTTCCTACGAAGGCAAGCTGCAGGTGGAGTTGGCTCAATTGCGCCATATGGCCACTCGGCTGGTGCGGGGCTGGACCCACCTGGAGCGCCAGAAAGGGGGGATCGGCTTGCGCGGTCCGGGGGAAACCCAATTGGAGACCGACCGCCGGTTGATCGGGCAGCGCATCCGTCAGATTCAACAACGTTTGCGCAAGGTGGAAAAACAGCGTGAGCAAAGTCGAAGCGCGCGCAAGAAGGCCGAGCTGCCCACCGTGGCCCTGGTGGGATACACCAATGCCGGCAAATCGACGCTGTTCAATGCGTTAACCACTGCTCACGTCTACGCCGCCGATCAGTTGTTCGCCACCCTGGATTCCACCTTGCGTCGAATCCAACTGGAGTGGGGGAATATCATTTTGGCCGATACCGTCGGCTTCATCCGTCACTTGCCCCATGAGCTAGTGGCGGCTTTTCGCTCCACTTTGCAGGAAACCTGCGAAGCGGAAGTGATATTGCATGTGATCGATGCCAGCGCGCCCCAGCGCCAGGCCAATATAGAAGCGGTTTATTCCGTGCTGGGGGAACTCGGCGTCGAGCGTGAACGGGTGATCGAGGTCTACAATAAAACCGACCGAATCGGTCGGACCCCGCGCTTGGAAAGAGATTCCGAGGGGCGGCCGCGGCGAGTTTGGTTATCGGCCCGGACCGGGGAAGGCTTCGATCTGCTCTGGGAGGCCCTGGTCGAGGTATTGGCGGATGATAGGGTGCATGCCGAAGTCCATCTTTCCCCGCGGGAAGGCGGATTGCGCGCGCGTCTATTCTCCCTCGGGCGAGTCCTGAAGGATGAGGTGGACGAGCAAGGAGGCTGGAATATGGAAGTGGAATTGCCGGCAAGATACCGGGGTGTGCTCGAGGCCATTGACGGTTATCATTGCCGCAGCGAACGGGTCCATTGA